In the candidate division WOR-3 bacterium genome, one interval contains:
- a CDS encoding four helix bundle protein, with translation MRNVREYDVFNVSHKMTLEIYKLTKSFPKEEICGLVSQLRRSTYSIPMNLGEGGGRKGEKDFARFVSIALDSCEEVRYQLLLSKDLGYIDNKDYERIESEYERIKMMLSKLFSRVAESGGRIV, from the coding sequence ATGAGAAATGTAAGAGAATATGATGTATTTAATGTCTCTCATAAGATGACACTGGAGATATACAAATTAACAAAAAGTTTCCCGAAAGAAGAGATATGTGGGCTTGTAAGTCAATTGAGAAGGTCGACATATTCAATACCAATGAATCTTGGAGAAGGTGGAGGGAGAAAGGGTGAAAAAGATTTTGCTCGGTTTGTAAGCATAGCTCTTGATTCCTGTGAAGAAGTTAGATATCAATTATTACTTTCAAAGGACCTTGGATACATTGATAATAAAGATTATGAAAGAATTGAAAGTGAATATGAACGAATAAAAATGATGCTTTCAAAACTTTTTTCGCGGGTTGCGGAAAGCGGGGGGCGGATAGTGTAA